A stretch of the Osmerus eperlanus chromosome 10, fOsmEpe2.1, whole genome shotgun sequence genome encodes the following:
- the LOC134027976 gene encoding hyaluronan and proteoglycan link protein 3-like, with protein MVLGHHLPLLVIQLLLSYCHTATGYTNRFFYQDSLNSNGKGEIHFNGVQLRVDSSQLSVFGARGANATLPCHYWYEPELSSARRVRVKWSWLPAAGGLETDVLVAIGPRHRGFGDFRGRVQLMQDFPGDATLVVTELQLNDTGRYRCEVIDGLEDESVIVDLELQGVVFPYQPPHGRYLLNFQEAQQTCAEQDSILATFEQLFQAWEDGLNWCNAGWLADGTVQYPVTQSREPCGGAGLAPGVRSYGIRHRLLHRFNAFCFSSSLRGKVYYLQNMDKLNFTEAQQACQEDGSKMAKVGQVYAAWRYQSLDRCDAGWVADGSLRYPISRPRTNCGPPEPGVRSFGFPPLQDKHGVYCYSAVIEKT; from the exons ATGGTGCTAGGTCAccacctccccctgctggtAATACAGCTTCTGCTCAGCTACTGCCACACTGCCACCGGATACACCAATCGATTCTTCTATCAAGACTCCCTCAACAGCAATGGCAAAGGAGAGA TCCACTTTAACGGCGTGCAGCTCCGTGTGGATTCCtcacagctttctgtttttgGTGCGAGGGGCGCCAACGCCACCCTGCCATGCCACTACTGGTACGAGCCTGAGCTGAGCTCTGCCAGAAGGGTGCGGGTTAAGTGGTCCTGGTTGCCTGCCGCCGGGGGCCTCGAGACGGATGTGCTTGTGGCCATTGGACCCCGTCACCGTGGCTTTGGAGATTTCAG GGGCCGAGTTCAACTCATGCAGGACTTCCCAGGAGATGCTACACTGGTTGTGACTGAGCTACAGTTGAACGACACAGGTCGTTACCGTTGTGAGGTCATCGATGGGCTGGAGGACGAGAGTGTGATTGTCGACCTCGAGTTACAAG GTGTGGTGTTCCCTTACCAGCCCCCTCACGGACGCTACCTCCTCAATTTCCAGGAAGCCCAGCAAACCTGTGCAGAGCAGGACTCTATCCTGGCCACCTTTGAGCAGCTCTTCCAGGCCTGGGAGGACGGCCTGAACTGGTGCAACGCCGGCTGGCTGGCAGACGGCACGGTGCAGTACCCCGTCACTCAGTCCCGGGAACCCTGCGGGGGGGCGGGACTCGCCCCGGGCGTCCGTAGCTACGGCATCCGTCATCGCCTCCTGCACCGCTTCAATgccttctgcttctcctcctctctccgtg GGAAAGTGTATTACCTCCAGAACATGGACAAGCTCAACTTCACCGAGGCCCAGCAGGCATGTCAAGAGGATGGGTCTAAGATGGCCAAGGTGGGCCAAGTCTACGCTGCCTGGAGATACCAGAGTCTGGATCGTTGTGATGCCGGCTGGGTGGCTGACGGGAGCCTGCGCTACCCCATCTCCAGGCCCCGCACCAACTGTGGCCCCCCGGAACCAGGGGTGCGCAGCTTTGGGTTCCCACCCCTACAGGACAAACATGGGGTGTACTGTTACAGTGCTGTCATAGAAAAAACATAG